The following are encoded together in the Daucus carota subsp. sativus chromosome 5, DH1 v3.0, whole genome shotgun sequence genome:
- the LOC108222409 gene encoding expansin-A12, producing MGSCANLIVICLLICLASEQINAQARWLNAHATYYGADQNPTSLGGACGYDNTFHAGFGVNTAAVSGALFRSGEACGACYQVMCNFKLDPKWCLRRALVTVTATNFCPPNNNGGWCDGPRHHFDMSMPAFFRMARRGDEGIVPVLYRRVACKRNGGVRFTLKGQSNFNMVMFSNVGGSGDIKNAWIRGSRSRRWVQMHRNWGANWQSSVDLRNQALSFRLRLVDAKFLNFYNVVPSSWNFGQTFSSAAQFT from the exons ATGGGTTCTTGTGCAAATTTGATTGTCATTTGTTTGCTTATTTGTCTAGCTTCTGAGCAAATAAACGCTCAGGCACGTTGGCTCAATGCTCATGCAACTTATTATGGAGCCGATCAAAATCCCACCTCTCTTG GAGGAGCATGTGGTTATGATAACACATTTCATGCTGGATTCGGAGTAAACACGGCGGCTGTGAGCGGTGCACTATTTAGAAGCGGCGAGGCGTGCGGAGCTTGCTACCAAGTGATGTGTAACTTCAAGCTTGATCCCAAGTGGTGCCTCCGTCGCGCTCTTGTCACTGTCACCGCCACCAACTTTTGCCCACCGAACAACAACGGTGGCTGGTGCGACGGCCCGCGCCACCACTTTGACATGTCGATGCCCGCTTTTTTTCGCATGGCTAgacgaggagatgaaggcaTAGTTCCTGTTCTTTACCGAAG GGTGGCATGTAAAAGAAACGGCGGTGTTCGATTTACATTGAAGGGACAATCAAACTTCAACATGGTAATGTTCAGCAACGTGGGAGGGAGTGGTGACATAAAGAATGCATGGATCAGAGGCTCCAGATCAAGAAGATGGGTTCAAATGCATAGAAACTGGGGAGCAAATTGGCAGAGCAGTGTTGATCTCAGAAACCAAGCTCTTTCTTTTAGGCTGCGTTTGGTTGATGCtaaatttcttaatttttataaCGTCGTTCCTTCCTCTTGGAACTTCggacaaactttctcttctgcAGCTCAATTTACCTAG
- the LOC135152728 gene encoding uncharacterized serine-rich protein C215.13-like, producing MEAGKEKEVHGFPSTPSQPSSSLLSAIRAVEEAHQQSTQVAPPSKSKSSKLTSGASQKAPVVKSKKHKPEGSVIGVSEGEGQGEHKKNPEDKAGEVSDNQPSHSAVSQKTIELNKDSNTSLAASSQKDVAIENSPHPGTQQKRGRDTPSPIKAYGRKKLRGDKSKHIAHTEISQSQLDVAPINVESQPTSTSQSIFHIHDLTIPTAQTLSPISSVDVELIHTTIVNSPSLDFMEKPLYEIDHHHLDDLLDLSHQVSSSVTMCSVDLHSKSITTDSTVTASLPFSSFSSTDLFHQLNSVCPSTDVLNSLYQLKASTTHVSTDVPHQLTTVATSTNLPSSTAVDHMVAQTLLGLNEVSSGVERQPWELTKGEKWRVWLFLQARKKERKGVAL from the coding sequence atggaggctggtaaagaaaaagaggtacatggttTTCCCTCTACACCTTCTCAACCCTcatcttctttgctttctgccatcagggctgttgaggaggcccatcaacagtccacacaagtggcaccaccttcaaaatccaaatcctCAAAACTAACCTCAGGTGCCTCTCAAAAGGcacctgttgtaaaatccaagaaacacaaacctgaggggagtgtgattggagtaagtgagggggagggacagggtgaacataaaaaaaACCCTGAGGATAAGGCTGGAGAGGTGAGTGataaccagcctagccactctgcagtctcccaaaagactatAGAGCTTAATAAGGATTCAaacacatccctagcagcatcctcccaaaaggatgttgctattgaaaatagtccccatccagggacacaacaaaagagggggagggacacacCATCACccataaaagcctatgggagaaagaagctcagAGGTGACAAGTCCAAGCACATTGCACACACTGAAATTTCTCAAAGTCAGCTTGATGTggctccaataaatgtggagtcacagcccacTTCTACTTCTCAATCTATCTTCCACATACATGATCTTACTATTCCTACAGCTCAAACACTTTCCCCCatctcttctgtggatgtggagttaattcacaccacaattgtaaattctccatcgttagatttcatggagaagcccctctatgagattgatcatcatcatcttgatgatttgttggatctctCTCATCAAGTttcttcttctgtgacaatgtgttctgtggatttacattcaaaatcaatcaccacagactcaactgtcacagcttccttgcctttttcttccttttcttcaactgatctcttCCATCAGTTAaacagtgtttgtccttcaactgatgtgcTTAACAGCCTTTATCAGTTGAAAGCCTCaactactcatgtttcaactgatgtccctcatcagttgacaactgttGCTACTTCAACTAATCTACCATcctctacagcagttgatcacatggtagcacaaacacttttaggactgAATGAAGTGAGttctggagtggagaggcagccttgggAGCTGACAAAAGGAGAGAagtggagagtctggctatttcttcaagccaggaaaaaggagaggaaagGAGTGGCCCTTTag
- the LOC108223724 gene encoding uncharacterized protein LOC108223724, which yields MSRPYLLSNCALHFSHSSFFINSLRMYIRYYCSRGRKRVPLGPVPPISKQNVEKRQYVHPTEFDVQYRATDTENSNPNIMISGSSRTKRPASHTSLSTCVLSM from the exons atgtcaCGACCATACCTGCTGTCAAACTGCGCTCTCCATTTCTCGCACTCTTCGTTCTTTATCAATTCATTAAG GATGTACATCAGATATTATTGTTCCAGGGGTCGTAAGCGAGTTCCTCTGGGACCTGTGCCACCGATTTCTAAACAAAATG taGAGAAACGTCAATATGTTCATCCAACTGAATTTGATGTGCAATACAGAGCTACTGATACTGAAAATTCCAATCCCAACATTATGATATCAG GTTCCTCGAGGACAAAAAGACCAGCATCACATACCTCTCTTTCCACTTGTGTCCTGTCGATGTGA